Below is a genomic region from Sphingomonas phyllosphaerae.
GGAAGGTGACGTCGGACAGGGTAAGCGTGCCGAGGGTTGGCGACGGAGCCGGGGTGGAGGTGACCGTCACTGCCGAGCTGGTTGCCTGCTTCGTTCCGCCCGGCCCGGTCGCCGTCACTTCGAGCGTCAGCGAGCCCGAGGCGTTCGGCGTCACCGTCGTACCGGTTCCGATAGCAGTCGTGCCGAGCAGCCAGCGCCGGGTGTAGCCGGTGGTGTTGGAGGCAGCGCCGTCATTCGCCGTGAAAGTGGTGCCGACCGCTCCGCTCGACGGCGAGATCGAAGGCTGCGTCGAGAAGACGGGAGCTGGCGTAGCAGCTGCGGACACCGTGACACCCGAGCTTGTCGCGGGCGCGCTAGTTCCGCCGGGGCCGGTCGCCGTGACCTCGAGGGTGAGGGTGCCGGTCGCATTCGGCGTGACTGTCGAACCCGTACCAATCGCGGCCCCGTTCAAGAGCCACCGACGAGCATAGCTGGTCGCATTCGACGCCGCGCCGTCCGAGGCGGTGAAGGTAGTGCCGACCGCACCACTCGAAGGTGAGATCGAGGGCTGAACGGTGAACGACGGCGCGGCGGGGGCGCCAGCGCCCACCTTCACAACCGGCGTGTTGATCTCGATCACAGGAGCCGCCGTGATCATCGAGTTCGCGGCACCGATCGTTTCGGGCATCCCGAACACGCGCGCCGAGAAATAGCGGAGCGAGCCATCGGGCTTGCTGACCCGAATCGCATAGAGGCTGCTGTTCGTCGGCGCTGACGCGACGGCCAGCAGCGCCTGACCGGCGTCCGCCTCGTCAAGCGCGATCGTCGGATTGAGCGTGCCGAAGTTCGTCGGACCTTTGTGCTTCTGCTGGGCTCCGCGAAGCGGCTGGAACGTCGTTACCTCGGTCGACGCGCCGAATCCGCCCAGCGACTCGACGTTGCTGATCTCGGTGTACGAGAGCGCGCCATAGCCGACACCATCCTGAGTGGCGGGGAGGCTGGCAGAAATGGCGATGCCGGTACCGGCAGCAGTCGTCGAAGGCATATCTATTCTCCCCGGGAAGCCGGTCGGGCCGGCAAGGATGTCGGATGATTGGTGGTCAGCGAGCCTGAGGCGCTGTGCTGGTGCTGGATCGAGGCCACGCCTCGATCAGCAGGCGCCGCTTGTCGTCGCAGCTCTTGAGGTCGAAGCGACCGTCGCGGATCGACGCATCGTCGTCGCTGGCGGTTGCGCTACCGTCCGCCTGGCGATGCTGCGGCGTTGGGTCGCAGGGTGTCAGCGCCGCGCTGGGCGGTGCCGGGACTTCGATCGGCGAGATCGGCATCGAGCGCATCGATGTCGCGCACCCGGTCAGGGCTGCGACAGATGACGCGGCCAGCAGCAGTCTGAGCATATTCCCTCACGGTGTTGGTGGATCGAAGGATGATCGGCTCGCGCGCGGCCAGGCGATCGGCAAAGGAGTTGGCTGCCGCGGCGATCCGCTGGGCGAAGTCACGCTCCTGATCCGCCTTCGCGCGATCGGCGCGGTCGAGCGATGCGGTCCATGCCTGTCGCTCGTTGGCGAGGGTCTGGAGTGCATCGTCGCGTTGAGCGCGAAAGAACAGCGCGAGGGCGATGACGGCGACCGGCCAGAAGCGGCGCAGGAGCGCCCACACCGCCGCCCGCGTCACGCTTCGTTCCGCGAAACGGGTTCGCCGTTCCATGCGAGTTCGATCTCAGCGCCGGTCGCGGTCACGCCGGCAGGCCACCGGCAAGCGATCATGCGCTCGGCCTCGATCCACGTATCGCAGACCATGTTCTTTTGGTTGCCGCCGCGGACGCGGAAGAAGAGGACGCGCTTGCCGGCGATCGTCCGCCATGCCTGGCCAATGTACCAGCCGACGTGTCCGCCGCCTGCGCGGCCAAAGACGAGCAGCGCGCCGAGACGCGGCGACACCGCTACGCCCCAGTCGGCCCACGCCTTCGCGCGATACCAGTGCTTGATGATCGGAAGGCCAGCTTCCTTGAGGCAAATCGCAACGAACGTGCCGCACCACGGCTCTTCGTCGTTCGCCCACCATGCCCCGAGCAGCTTCAGCCAGCCGCCGATACGTCGATCACGGCGTAAGCGTCCGTCTTCGTCACACCCGTGATCCGGAGCGGGTTCAGCGCCAACGTCATGCCATCGGTCGCGATGATCGAGAGGCCGGTGACGGGGATCGCACTGCCCGCCTGGGTTGCGGTCACACCGATGCTGTAGGGAAATTGCCCGCCATAGGGCGTTCCGTTTGCCAAGGTCTGGACGGTGATTGTGGATGGCTGGAGCGATACCGCGATCGGCGAGACGCCGTTCGCGCCATTCGTGCCGTCGGCTCCCTTGATCAGGCTCCAAGCGTAGGCATCTGGGTTCGGGCTGTCGGCCTC
It encodes:
- a CDS encoding TIGR02594 family protein, with protein sequence MGGWLKLLGAWWANDEEPWCGTFVAICLKEAGLPIIKHWYRAKAWADWGVAVSPRLGALLVFGRAGGGHVGWYIGQAWRTIAGKRVLFFRVRGGNQKNMVCDTWIEAERMIACRWPAGVTATGAEIELAWNGEPVSRNEA